In Fluviicola taffensis DSM 16823, the following are encoded in one genomic region:
- a CDS encoding T9SS type A sorting domain-containing protein, with product MMNKQLLFTALLSCLFLSTKSLASTYVITHSINQGTIAYAAGDVIEFYTSIPGEYNVNTSAGSVIGFTSFSNNNELAATYVLTGTETMASITLRTPTFLPPPSQPYTFSPTIVNLAGCNITIPDVNFKNYLVNNAQINLNSDAEIQCNEASSFTGAIDCSSMNITDLTGVEAFTNLTWLNCYSNQLTQLDLSNNLALYYLICSSNQLTSLNLGSNTLYTTIACGSNQLTSLDISNCDGLNALVCEGNQISALDLSGKTALTNLQCGTNNLTSLDVSACLGLVTLTCYENNLTALDVSQNTSLNDLRCAANPITSLDVSMLTNLSYLYCGDNGLTNLDVSNNTDLLRMDVSSNPMTTIDLSANTNLISFGAVYSSILDLDLTQNTALQEVSIHHGVYESVNIQNGNNQAITYVAFMNNPNLSCIQVDDVAYSVLNWSSQSDVSTSFSLNCASTNEINEISTETIKVYPNPTKGTSTIMVAKPTQIHVTTVDGTELITTIVENEKALDLSAFSAGIYFIHTTEGQTMKLIKE from the coding sequence ATGATGAATAAACAATTACTTTTTACAGCACTTTTAAGCTGTTTGTTTCTGTCAACAAAAAGTTTGGCATCAACCTATGTTATCACACACAGTATAAATCAAGGAACGATTGCATATGCTGCAGGAGATGTGATCGAATTTTACACAAGTATTCCTGGTGAATACAATGTAAACACAAGTGCTGGTTCGGTAATCGGATTCACTAGTTTTTCAAATAATAATGAATTAGCTGCTACGTATGTATTAACCGGTACAGAAACCATGGCCAGCATTACATTGCGCACCCCCACTTTTTTACCCCCTCCATCTCAACCGTATACCTTTTCTCCTACGATAGTGAATTTGGCAGGCTGTAATATTACTATTCCTGATGTTAATTTTAAAAATTATTTGGTCAACAATGCACAAATTAATCTGAATAGTGATGCGGAAATTCAATGCAACGAAGCAAGTTCGTTTACCGGTGCAATTGATTGTTCTAGCATGAACATCACTGATTTAACAGGGGTAGAAGCATTTACTAATTTAACTTGGTTGAACTGTTATTCCAATCAATTGACACAATTAGATCTAAGCAATAATCTAGCACTTTACTACTTAATTTGTTCCTCTAATCAGCTGACTTCACTGAACCTTGGATCCAATACGCTTTATACTACAATTGCTTGTGGCAGCAATCAGTTAACATCTTTGGATATCAGTAATTGTGATGGTTTAAATGCGTTGGTTTGTGAGGGAAATCAGATTTCTGCACTTGATTTATCTGGCAAAACTGCATTGACTAATTTACAATGCGGAACAAACAATTTGACCAGCTTAGATGTATCTGCTTGTTTAGGCTTGGTGACACTTACCTGTTACGAAAACAACCTTACTGCACTTGATGTTAGTCAAAACACCTCATTGAATGATCTGCGTTGTGCGGCCAATCCAATCACTAGTTTAGATGTGTCTATGTTGACCAATCTCAGCTATTTGTACTGTGGCGATAATGGACTAACTAATCTGGATGTTTCCAACAATACAGATTTACTGCGCATGGACGTTTCTTCCAATCCAATGACAACGATTGATTTGAGTGCAAATACAAATTTGATTTCATTTGGCGCTGTTTATTCTTCCATTTTGGATTTAGATTTAACTCAAAACACCGCTTTGCAAGAAGTTTCGATTCATCATGGAGTATATGAAAGTGTGAATATTCAAAACGGCAATAACCAAGCTATAACTTATGTCGCTTTTATGAATAACCCGAATCTTTCTTGTATTCAAGTGGATGATGTCGCATACAGTGTTTTGAACTGGTCAAGTCAATCGGATGTATCGACCAGTTTCAGTCTCAATTGTGCGAGTACGAATGAAATTAATGAAATTTCTACTGAAACAATAAAAGTGTACCCAAATCCAACTAAAGGAACAAGCACCATTATGGTTGCAAAACCAACACAGATTCATGTCACAACTGTAGATGGCACAGAACTAATAACCACTATAGTTGAGAACGAGAAAGCATTAGATCTTTCAGCTTTTTCAGCAGGAATTTATTTCATTCACACAACAGAAGGGCAAACGATGAAACTGATAAAAGAATAG
- a CDS encoding T9SS type A sorting domain-containing protein, protein MKKHVFKIMGMLVCLFVANEVVAQTNCLVDSTYRYNASNQVITKNLYTYDNNGWQTEQLIKDSVNGVWKNTMRYNYSYTTAGLISENVVQSWVNNAWRNASKQAFTYNANEDVLTERNYYWDTLTSTWIGNGFQQNYTYNANNKRILQLQAYLSNGVPTDSSRTTSTYDANNNEIINLREGWTASNPVWRNIQKFINKYTSNNEIDSTFNLIWNSTNLVFDTSYLSTYTYDAQGNQLLCLVQQRNGAVWMNNGKYTYTYNANDNLTASSYFYWDNFSNSWLETSQSQNTYNGSQVTYSLSLSFNSLAGTLINSYQTNYYYDANDNLDYFLSESWNANTSSWQFDYKLRYFYDCTPLAIDELSAMEMRCYPNPVNDMLTVELVTASPIEIVSITGAKMGNYAAQQTHQVDVSSFPAGIYFVKTPNSVQKIIKK, encoded by the coding sequence ATGAAAAAACACGTATTCAAGATAATGGGCATGCTTGTTTGCCTTTTTGTTGCAAATGAAGTGGTTGCACAAACCAACTGTCTCGTTGACAGTACTTATAGATACAATGCTTCCAATCAGGTAATTACTAAAAATCTCTACACTTATGATAACAATGGTTGGCAAACAGAACAGTTAATCAAAGATTCTGTAAATGGTGTATGGAAAAACACCATGCGCTATAATTACAGTTACACGACAGCTGGGTTGATATCTGAAAATGTCGTGCAATCGTGGGTGAACAATGCCTGGAGAAATGCTTCAAAACAAGCATTCACTTACAACGCAAATGAAGATGTACTCACCGAACGAAATTATTATTGGGACACACTCACTTCGACTTGGATTGGAAACGGTTTTCAGCAAAATTACACTTACAATGCAAACAATAAACGCATTCTACAGTTGCAAGCTTATTTGTCGAATGGAGTACCAACTGATAGCTCTCGCACAACTTCTACATACGATGCGAACAACAATGAAATCATCAATTTAAGAGAAGGTTGGACCGCTTCAAATCCTGTTTGGCGAAATATTCAGAAGTTCATCAATAAGTATACAAGCAATAACGAAATAGATTCTACTTTTAATTTGATTTGGAACAGCACCAACTTAGTTTTTGATACGAGTTATTTGTCCACGTATACTTACGATGCTCAAGGAAATCAACTTTTGTGTCTCGTGCAACAGCGCAATGGAGCGGTTTGGATGAACAATGGTAAATATACTTATACCTACAATGCAAACGATAACTTAACTGCATCCAGTTATTTTTATTGGGATAATTTTTCCAATTCATGGCTTGAGACCAGTCAGAGCCAAAACACTTACAATGGATCACAGGTTACCTATTCATTATCATTGAGTTTTAATTCTTTGGCTGGAACCTTAATCAATTCGTATCAAACTAATTATTACTACGATGCGAACGATAACTTGGATTATTTCTTATCAGAAAGTTGGAATGCGAATACCTCGTCGTGGCAATTTGATTACAAATTGCGCTATTTCTACGATTGTACACCTTTAGCAATTGATGAGCTTTCAGCAATGGAGATGCGTTGTTATCCAAATCCAGTAAACGATATGCTAACGGTTGAATTAGTAACTGCTAGTCCAATTGAAATTGTTTCCATTACCGGGGCGAAAATGGGTAACTATGCAGCTCAACAGACACATCAAGTGGATGTTTCTAGTTTTCCAGCTGGAATTTACTTTGTGAAAACACCAAATTCAGTTCAGAAAATCATCAAAAAATAA
- the gwsS gene encoding grasp-with-spasm system SPASM domain peptide maturase, protein MTEDYFVFFASCMPVYGRNGITICDTQYGEIHWFPHDLQPLIESIDKRIPIIEMKKKFSDSDDGLEQFLDHFSNKKLGFYTKNPNVFPKLSMDWYHPSKVTNAIIDFDTCSTHKIEHIIDALDHLLCPHIQIRYFQQVNKESIIDQLISVKGSSVNSIDIVLTHPGNLSIDDLKTIYASYSQINSFTLFNAEDDRIVDDVPFLLSYMKREITNEKSCGLITENHFSSNIKLFTESIDFNNCLNRKVSIDRTGAIKNCPSMETSYGTVPTTNLLDVIDLVLNNPVTKIKKTEIQECDSCEYRMVCTDCRAYVDNPADIYSKPLKCGYNPVTTEWADWSTNTLKEKAIKFYQLDNSN, encoded by the coding sequence ATGACAGAAGATTATTTTGTTTTTTTTGCGTCATGTATGCCTGTTTATGGACGGAATGGCATCACAATTTGTGATACACAGTATGGCGAAATTCATTGGTTTCCCCACGATTTACAACCGTTAATTGAGTCAATAGATAAACGCATTCCGATTATTGAAATGAAAAAAAAATTCTCAGATAGTGACGATGGATTAGAGCAATTTTTGGATCATTTTTCTAATAAGAAGCTAGGTTTTTATACTAAAAATCCGAACGTTTTCCCTAAACTATCTATGGATTGGTATCACCCCAGTAAGGTGACAAATGCAATCATTGATTTTGATACATGTTCTACTCACAAAATAGAACACATTATTGACGCCTTAGACCATTTGCTTTGTCCACATATCCAAATCAGATATTTTCAGCAGGTTAATAAAGAGTCAATTATAGACCAATTAATTTCTGTTAAGGGTTCTTCAGTCAATTCTATTGATATTGTTTTGACGCATCCTGGCAATTTGTCAATCGATGATTTAAAGACAATTTATGCTTCATATAGCCAAATTAATTCGTTTACATTGTTCAATGCAGAGGATGATAGAATTGTTGACGATGTTCCATTTTTATTATCATATATGAAAAGGGAAATAACGAATGAGAAATCATGTGGATTAATTACTGAAAATCATTTTAGTTCAAACATAAAGCTATTTACAGAATCAATCGATTTTAACAATTGTTTGAATAGAAAAGTCAGTATTGACAGAACTGGAGCAATTAAAAATTGCCCTTCAATGGAAACTTCATATGGAACTGTACCCACAACAAATTTATTGGATGTAATAGATCTTGTGCTCAATAATCCAGTTACAAAAATTAAGAAAACAGAAATACAAGAATGTGATTCATGTGAATATCGAATGGTATGTACTGACTGTAGGGCTTATGTTGATAATCCAGCCGACATCTATAGTAAACCTTTGAAATGTGGGTATAATCCAGTAACGACAGAATGGGCAGATTGGAGCACAAATACATTAAAAGAAAAGGCGATTAAGTTTTATCAATTAGATAATAGTAATTAA
- a CDS encoding peroxiredoxin, translating into MAIAVGDKCPTFTLKDQNNTDFDIHTVLGKKVLVVYFYPKDDTPGCTAEACSFRDSYEDFKDLGCEVIGISSDSPKKHAEFAAKHRLSFTLLADPSKTVRKLFGVPGNLFGLIPGRVTYIIDKEGIVRHVYNSLTNAATHITESINAVKAITSEKV; encoded by the coding sequence ATGGCAATAGCAGTAGGAGATAAATGTCCAACATTCACATTAAAAGATCAAAACAATACAGATTTCGATATTCATACAGTGCTTGGGAAAAAAGTATTGGTTGTTTATTTCTACCCAAAAGACGATACACCTGGTTGCACGGCCGAAGCTTGTTCTTTCAGAGACAGTTACGAAGATTTCAAAGATTTAGGTTGTGAAGTCATTGGAATCTCTAGTGATTCACCTAAAAAACATGCGGAATTTGCAGCAAAACACCGTTTGAGTTTCACTTTACTAGCTGATCCGAGTAAAACCGTTCGCAAACTTTTTGGTGTTCCTGGAAACCTCTTCGGGTTGATTCCCGGACGAGTAACCTACATCATCGACAAAGAAGGGATTGTGCGCCACGTTTACAACTCTTTGACCAATGCAGCAACTCACATTACAGAATCTATCAATGCTGTAAAAGCAATTACCAGCGAAAAGGTTTAA
- the rpsF gene encoding 30S ribosomal protein S6, translating into MNSYETVFILTPVLSEDQAKEAVQKYESELAAMGGKLTHSESWGLKKLAYPIQKKSTGFYFLFQFDGEGSVIADLELIMKRDERIMRFLTVKMDKDHFAYAEKRRKKMSGAPVEA; encoded by the coding sequence ATGAATTCTTACGAAACTGTTTTCATTCTTACTCCCGTTTTGTCTGAAGATCAGGCAAAGGAAGCAGTGCAAAAGTACGAAAGCGAATTGGCTGCCATGGGTGGTAAATTAACGCATTCTGAGAGCTGGGGCCTAAAAAAATTGGCTTACCCAATCCAAAAGAAATCAACTGGTTTCTATTTCTTATTTCAATTTGATGGCGAAGGTTCTGTAATCGCTGACCTAGAATTGATTATGAAACGTGACGAGCGCATCATGCGTTTCTTGACTGTGAAAATGGACAAGGATCATTTTGCATACGCTGAAAAACGTCGCAAAAAAATGAGCGGAGCTCCAGTTGAAGCTTAA
- the rplI gene encoding 50S ribosomal protein L9, translating into MEVILKKNIDKLGYKDDVVTVKPGYGRNFLIPQGYANLATPSAKKAHEDMMKQRSHKESKIVAEAEAIAAKLVDVTVKISTKVGENGKIFGSVNTVQLSEALKAAGFDIDRKSLKIKDEPIKEVGTFEAEANLHKGVKPVFKFEVVGE; encoded by the coding sequence ATGGAAGTAATTCTTAAGAAAAACATCGATAAATTAGGTTACAAGGATGATGTTGTAACTGTTAAGCCAGGATATGGTCGTAACTTCTTGATTCCTCAAGGGTACGCTAATTTGGCTACACCTTCTGCGAAAAAAGCGCACGAAGATATGATGAAACAACGTTCTCATAAAGAATCAAAAATCGTTGCAGAGGCAGAAGCAATCGCTGCTAAATTGGTTGATGTTACTGTTAAAATCAGCACAAAAGTTGGTGAAAACGGTAAAATCTTCGGATCTGTAAACACTGTTCAATTGTCTGAGGCATTGAAAGCAGCAGGATTCGATATCGATCGTAAATCATTGAAAATTAAAGACGAACCAATCAAAGAAGTTGGAACGTTCGAAGCTGAGGCTAACCTTCATAAAGGGGTTAAACCAGTATTCAAATTTGAAGTTGTAGGAGAATAA
- a CDS encoding cysteine peptidase family C39 domain-containing protein, protein MAYGQKNHFVILYEIKDDTIYVADQAYGKIKYNKEGFIKR, encoded by the coding sequence ATTGCTTACGGGCAAAAAAACCATTTCGTTATTCTATATGAAATAAAAGACGATACTATTTATGTTGCTGATCAAGCATATGGAAAGATAAAATATAACAAGGAGGGATTCATTAAAAGATGA
- a CDS encoding LytR/AlgR family response regulator transcription factor: protein MLFLKVGRKLVQVDLENIRYIQSSNIYCLVYLKNGERLICTSTLQVLEEKLKLFRFIRIHRCYIVNVAEISVIDKSSMSIYLNELPDPLPISRRYKPFIAKLEHAV, encoded by the coding sequence ATGCTGTTTTTAAAAGTTGGCAGAAAATTGGTACAGGTAGATCTGGAGAATATCCGGTACATTCAATCGAGCAATATCTATTGCCTGGTGTATTTAAAAAACGGCGAGCGGTTGATCTGCACTTCCACATTGCAGGTATTGGAAGAGAAACTGAAGCTCTTCCGCTTCATTCGCATTCACCGATGCTACATTGTAAATGTAGCCGAAATCAGTGTGATCGATAAATCAAGCATGAGTATTTACCTGAACGAGCTTCCCGACCCGCTTCCAATTTCCAGAAGATACAAACCCTTTATTGCGAAGCTTGAACATGCGGTATGA
- a CDS encoding MBL fold metallo-hydrolase codes for MHGNNKLKFILLNFALILFFNFGYSQTNAITVRFIGNCGLYMTDGTSNIYLDFPYKSGAHHYMEYNLAELDSVKNHPVFIYTHRHSDHFSGRLVRKLSKKLDGQIFTPKNAESLKKLNTQLTDFTIETIHTKHRFSFNHYSYVITWHGKKIFISGDTENSEILAPLKDFDWAFVPAWLIRDAGEKGIKLQDVSKLFAIYHIGPRDKITSDNPKIKLLDKQGELITISY; via the coding sequence ATGCACGGCAACAACAAATTGAAATTCATTCTGCTGAATTTCGCGCTCATTTTATTTTTCAATTTTGGGTATAGTCAAACCAATGCGATAACCGTTCGATTTATTGGAAACTGCGGTCTTTATATGACAGATGGAACTTCGAACATCTACTTGGATTTTCCCTATAAATCAGGTGCGCACCACTACATGGAATACAATTTAGCAGAGCTAGATAGTGTAAAGAATCACCCTGTTTTTATTTATACGCATAGGCATTCAGATCATTTCTCGGGACGATTGGTCAGAAAATTGTCGAAAAAGTTAGATGGTCAAATCTTCACTCCAAAGAATGCGGAAAGTCTAAAGAAGCTCAACACTCAATTGACCGATTTCACCATTGAAACAATTCATACAAAGCATCGCTTTTCATTCAATCATTACTCGTATGTAATTACTTGGCACGGCAAGAAAATCTTTATTTCAGGGGATACCGAAAATTCAGAGATTTTGGCACCCTTAAAGGATTTTGATTGGGCATTTGTTCCTGCTTGGCTTATCAGGGATGCTGGCGAAAAAGGAATCAAATTGCAAGATGTCAGTAAGCTATTTGCTATTTATCACATTGGTCCAAGGGATAAAATAACATCTGATAATCCGAAAATAAAATTATTGGATAAGCAAGGAGAATTGATTACGATTTCCTACTAG
- the rpsR gene encoding 30S ribosomal protein S18: protein MSQNDIRYLTPINIEIKKDKYCRFKKSGIKFIDFKDATFLLRLVNEQGKILPRRITGTSAKYQKRVNKAIKRARHLAILPYVGDMLK from the coding sequence ATGTCACAAAACGATATTCGCTATTTGACTCCGATTAACATCGAGATTAAAAAAGATAAATATTGCCGTTTCAAAAAAAGCGGAATTAAATTCATCGATTTCAAAGACGCTACTTTCTTGTTGCGTTTGGTAAATGAGCAAGGTAAAATTTTACCTCGTCGTATTACTGGAACTTCTGCAAAATACCAGAAGAGAGTTAATAAAGCTATTAAACGTGCTCGTCACTTGGCTATCTTGCCATACGTTGGCGATATGTTGAAATAG
- a CDS encoding cysteine peptidase family C39 domain-containing protein, with product MRFTFYHQPDQMNCGSSCLHMISKLYDRSISLEKIQKLSETNRVGSSLADIASVSEKIGF from the coding sequence ATGCGTTTTACTTTTTATCATCAACCCGATCAAATGAATTGTGGATCATCATGTCTTCACATGATTTCAAAATTGTATGATCGATCTATTTCTCTTGAAAAGATTCAAAAACTATCTGAAACAAACCGCGTAGGAAGTAGTCTTGCGGATATTGCTTCGGTGTCAGAAAAAATTGGTTTTTAG
- a CDS encoding YwbE family protein yields MTLYTYRTTSRGGFCVSSSTKNAYISFIKPERKDIKPGMLVAFIQKHHKHSGEITEGIVKSILTSAPVHPHGIKIMTDENKVGRVVEILEDLEDLD; encoded by the coding sequence GTGACCTTATACACTTACAGAACCACCTCAAGGGGTGGTTTTTGTGTTTCTAGTTCTACCAAAAACGCTTATATTAGCTTCATAAAACCAGAACGAAAAGACATCAAGCCAGGCATGTTGGTGGCGTTTATTCAAAAGCACCATAAACACTCAGGCGAAATCACCGAAGGCATTGTCAAAAGTATTCTCACCAGTGCGCCAGTACACCCGCACGGCATCAAAATCATGACTGACGAGAATAAAGTGGGCAGAGTGGTGGAGATATTGGAGGATTTGGAGGATTTGGATTGA
- a CDS encoding PD-(D/E)XK nuclease family protein has protein sequence MNQYNEVVLNFLNKLSVIDYKYRLLEKDKEEFNIFSALHKENDEVRLHSRFLSVLLSPESKHNKKDMFLKLFLKTLSIDNFETENIKVYPTEFNKSEFNEIDILIINRISKQAIIIENKIGAGDSNHEDRGQLEGYYELIHELESIPKERIYVYYLTVDGHLPTSESLGKYDSLENMNGKTIDYEHEIQNWLTLCLHECITQPFLRESIIQYINLIKQMTNDNTNIQERIEIRNLISSSDETMSSTRLLIENFKHIKWHTTSDFWNELCSELEKVGFTISSKPTEANITSTTHYEVYKSSYKTSNDYGIKFYNSSNIQFFIWNGTGDDWLYWGFDKKSLSPEHNLNLTTYLNQNPGFFNFFEQENYSKYFNLVDDENIYFPNFTLKGTFDLIRENHRNMMISNKLVPEIIEFLRFII, from the coding sequence ATGAACCAATACAATGAAGTAGTACTTAATTTTTTAAACAAATTATCTGTCATAGATTATAAGTACAGATTGCTTGAAAAAGACAAAGAAGAATTCAATATATTTTCTGCCTTACACAAAGAAAATGATGAAGTAAGATTGCATTCTCGTTTCCTTTCAGTTTTGTTATCCCCAGAAAGTAAGCATAACAAAAAGGACATGTTTTTAAAGTTATTTCTGAAAACATTATCAATAGACAATTTTGAAACCGAGAATATCAAAGTGTATCCTACAGAATTTAATAAATCTGAGTTTAATGAAATTGATATTTTAATAATAAATAGGATTTCAAAACAAGCTATAATAATCGAAAATAAGATTGGAGCTGGAGATTCAAATCATGAAGATAGAGGGCAACTAGAAGGGTATTATGAATTAATACATGAATTAGAGAGCATTCCAAAAGAGCGGATTTATGTTTACTATTTAACAGTTGATGGACATTTACCAACTTCAGAAAGCTTAGGTAAATATGATAGTTTGGAGAATATGAATGGGAAAACTATTGATTATGAACACGAAATTCAGAATTGGCTAACACTTTGTTTACACGAATGTATAACTCAACCATTTTTAAGAGAAAGTATAATACAATATATCAACTTAATAAAGCAAATGACTAACGATAACACAAACATTCAAGAAAGAATCGAGATAAGAAATTTAATCTCAAGCAGCGACGAGACCATGTCAAGTACAAGGCTTCTAATAGAAAATTTCAAACACATAAAGTGGCACACTACTTCGGATTTTTGGAATGAGTTATGTTCAGAACTTGAGAAGGTCGGCTTCACGATATCTTCAAAACCGACAGAAGCTAATATTACAAGTACAACACACTATGAAGTTTACAAAAGTTCATATAAAACATCCAATGATTACGGGATTAAATTTTATAATTCTTCTAATATTCAATTCTTTATTTGGAATGGAACAGGAGATGACTGGCTCTATTGGGGATTTGACAAAAAATCATTATCACCCGAACATAATCTTAATTTAACAACTTATTTGAATCAAAATCCAGGTTTTTTTAACTTTTTTGAGCAAGAAAATTATTCGAAATATTTCAATTTGGTTGATGATGAAAATATTTACTTTCCTAATTTCACACTAAAAGGGACATTTGACTTGATAAGGGAGAATCACAGAAATATGATGATTTCAAATAAATTAGTTCCAGAAATCATTGAATTCTTAAGATTTATAATTTAA
- a CDS encoding LytTR family DNA-binding domain-containing protein, with amino-acid sequence MTFLNRQIRFIASVKRKVLVGLMLGVFLSFIIIFLEPFDTDQFHSDHKLLVLSIFGILIFSAFVIYSSLENLWYFRVRKVWRVSHEIISTILFFLFSGSMIYLYNGLLINQQSYSLGSHLRYLGTIVLLMIPVIAPVMLYLRQQFGELILPLASNSIRLIGENKHEILTLEKKNLLFVKAFENYVEICFVDESNKVVSKTFRQTLSNVSQQIPSLEKCHRSYLVNLITVKEIIGNSQSAKIAFVQGEKEIPLSKTYYKQIKNRMV; translated from the coding sequence GTGACTTTTTTAAACAGGCAAATCCGTTTTATAGCATCTGTAAAGAGAAAAGTATTGGTTGGTTTGATGTTGGGTGTTTTTTTGTCCTTCATCATTATTTTTTTGGAACCTTTTGATACCGATCAATTCCATTCGGATCATAAATTATTGGTTCTTTCCATTTTTGGAATTCTGATTTTTAGTGCTTTTGTTATTTACAGTAGTCTTGAGAATTTGTGGTATTTCCGAGTTCGAAAAGTTTGGCGGGTTTCCCATGAAATCATTTCAACTATTTTGTTTTTTTTGTTTTCTGGGAGTATGATTTATCTGTACAATGGATTGTTGATTAATCAGCAAAGCTATTCTTTGGGATCTCATTTGCGCTATTTAGGCACAATCGTATTACTGATGATTCCTGTTATAGCTCCTGTAATGCTTTATTTGAGACAGCAATTTGGAGAACTAATCTTACCCCTTGCTAGTAATTCCATTCGTTTAATAGGAGAGAATAAACATGAAATTCTAACCCTCGAAAAGAAGAATTTATTATTCGTTAAAGCTTTCGAAAATTACGTGGAGATCTGTTTTGTGGATGAGAGTAACAAAGTAGTCTCCAAAACATTTCGTCAAACACTTTCCAATGTCTCTCAGCAAATTCCTTCTTTGGAAAAATGCCACCGCTCTTATCTGGTCAATCTGATTACCGTGAAAGAAATAATTGGGAATTCACAAAGCGCAAAAATTGCTTTTGTTCAGGGTGAAAAGGAAATTCCGTTATCTAAAACGTATTATAAGCAGATAAAAAATCGGATGGTTTAA
- a CDS encoding DUF1801 domain-containing protein, translating into MTVHEQIEEYISNQLEPKRSEMRELHRITLQVAPDCKLWFTDGKNDAGKIVANPNIGYGLYMIKYADGTSREFYRIGLSATKTGVSVYILGLKDKGYLAQTYGEKIGKAKVTGYCINFKTLKDINGDILEAAIRYRLEMQED; encoded by the coding sequence ATGACTGTTCACGAACAAATCGAAGAGTATATTTCCAATCAATTGGAGCCAAAACGCAGTGAGATGCGAGAGTTACACCGAATTACACTTCAAGTGGCGCCCGATTGTAAACTCTGGTTCACAGATGGTAAAAACGACGCTGGTAAAATTGTTGCGAATCCCAATATCGGATACGGACTTTACATGATCAAATATGCTGATGGAACAAGCCGAGAGTTTTATCGAATTGGTTTGAGTGCAACAAAAACAGGGGTTTCTGTCTATATTCTCGGTCTAAAAGACAAGGGGTACTTAGCCCAAACGTATGGAGAAAAAATAGGCAAGGCGAAAGTAACGGGCTATTGCATAAATTTCAAAACATTAAAAGATATAAATGGTGATATTCTTGAGGCGGCAATACGGTATAGGCTTGAAATGCAAGAAGATTGA